A single Pseudoxanthomonas sp. DNA region contains:
- a CDS encoding flagellin, translating to MAQVINTNTMSLNAQRNLSTSGASLATTIQRLSSGLRINSAKDDAAGLAISERFSTQIRGLDVAVRNANDGISLAQVAEGSLTEIGNNLQRIRELAVQSSNASNSASDRAALNAEVKQLTAEIDRVAKQADFNGTKLLDGSFTSQLFQVGANAGQAIAIDKVVDARAQTLGGVTFANSYVGTALAVDAAAADTTFSQLQVTVTPTGGTATTFDIGAFEVKAGQSITQGAAAALNARLGETGVYAEVKAGVINLTGIKGGQEFALAFGGPVVAGATASTAANLGLTETSTNGGDLATTNSFVQGLDITTFAGSQRALEVVDKALTSVNGARADLGAIQNRFTSVVANLQTSSENLAASRSRIRDTDFAKETAELTRTQILQQAGTAMLAQANQVPQNVMSLLRN from the coding sequence ATGGCACAGGTAATCAACACCAACACGATGTCGCTCAACGCTCAGCGCAACCTGAGCACCAGCGGCGCCTCTCTGGCCACCACCATCCAGCGCCTGTCGTCGGGCCTGCGCATCAACAGTGCGAAGGACGACGCCGCCGGTCTGGCCATCTCCGAACGCTTCAGCACCCAGATCCGCGGCCTGGACGTGGCCGTGCGCAATGCCAACGACGGCATCTCGCTGGCCCAGGTCGCCGAAGGTTCGCTGACCGAAATCGGCAACAACCTGCAGCGCATCCGCGAACTGGCCGTGCAGTCCTCCAACGCCAGCAACTCCGCGTCCGACCGCGCCGCCCTGAACGCCGAAGTCAAGCAGCTGACCGCCGAAATCGACCGCGTCGCCAAGCAGGCCGACTTCAACGGCACCAAGCTGCTGGACGGTTCGTTCACCAGCCAGCTCTTCCAGGTCGGCGCCAACGCCGGCCAGGCCATCGCCATCGACAAGGTGGTCGACGCCCGCGCCCAGACGCTGGGCGGCGTGACCTTCGCCAACAGCTACGTCGGTACGGCGCTGGCCGTTGACGCGGCGGCGGCCGATACCACCTTCTCGCAGTTGCAGGTCACGGTCACCCCGACCGGCGGCACCGCGACGACGTTCGACATCGGCGCCTTCGAAGTGAAGGCCGGCCAGTCGATCACGCAGGGCGCGGCCGCCGCGCTGAACGCCCGACTGGGCGAGACCGGCGTCTACGCCGAGGTCAAGGCCGGCGTCATCAACCTGACCGGCATCAAGGGCGGGCAGGAATTCGCCCTCGCCTTCGGCGGGCCGGTCGTCGCCGGCGCCACCGCGTCGACGGCCGCCAACCTTGGCCTGACCGAAACCAGTACCAACGGCGGCGACCTGGCCACGACCAACAGCTTCGTCCAGGGCCTGGACATCACCACCTTCGCCGGTTCGCAGCGCGCCCTGGAAGTGGTCGACAAGGCCCTGACCTCGGTCAACGGCGCGCGCGCCGACCTGGGTGCCATCCAGAACCGCTTCACCTCGGTGGTCGCCAACCTGCAGACCAGCTCGGAAAACCTGGCCGCCTCGCGCAGCCGCATCCGCGATAC